From the genome of Phytohabitans rumicis, one region includes:
- the rpsR gene encoding 30S ribosomal protein S18 gives MAKAAALRKPKKKVNPLDKEGITYIDYKDTALLRKFISDRGKIRARRVTGVTSQQQRQIARAVKNAREMALLPYTATAR, from the coding sequence ATGGCTAAGGCTGCGGCGCTTCGCAAGCCGAAGAAGAAGGTGAACCCGCTCGACAAGGAGGGGATCACCTACATCGACTACAAGGACACCGCGCTGCTGCGCAAGTTCATCTCCGACCGCGGCAAGATCCGCGCTCGGCGGGTGACCGGGGTGACTTCCCAGCAGCAGCGGCAGATCGCCCGCGCGGTCAAGAACGCCCGCGAGATGGCGCTCCTGCCGTACACCGCCACGGCGCGCTGA
- the rplI gene encoding 50S ribosomal protein L9, whose protein sequence is MKIILTQEVSGLGAPGDVVEVKDGYGRNYLLPQGFAILWSKGAEKQVTVIRRARSAREIRDLGHANEVKAQIEGLSKISLSARAGDGGRLFGSVTPAEVVDAVKAAGGPALDRRRLELPGHIKSLGAHQVRVKLHPEVTAKFDLTVVKAK, encoded by the coding sequence ATGAAGATCATTCTGACTCAGGAGGTGTCCGGCCTCGGCGCTCCCGGCGATGTCGTGGAGGTCAAGGACGGCTACGGCCGTAACTACCTGCTTCCGCAGGGCTTCGCGATCCTGTGGTCAAAGGGCGCGGAGAAGCAGGTCACGGTGATCCGTCGGGCCCGTTCGGCCCGGGAGATCCGGGACCTCGGCCACGCCAACGAGGTCAAGGCGCAGATCGAGGGCCTGAGCAAGATCAGCCTGTCGGCCCGGGCCGGCGACGGTGGCCGGCTCTTCGGCTCGGTCACCCCGGCCGAGGTCGTCGACGCGGTGAAGGCCGCCGGCGGCCCGGCACTCGACCGGCGCCGGCTCGAGCTGCCCGGCCACATCAAGTCGCTGGGCGCCCACCAGGTGCGGGTAAAGCTGCACCCGGAGGTCACCGCCAAGTTCGACCTGACGGTGGTCAAGGCCAAGTAA
- a CDS encoding PadR family transcriptional regulator: MLELAILGLLQESPMHGYELRKELATKLGAIRAAISYGTLYPTLRRLQSTGWITEAGETSANAEEIPPLTTRRGRVVYKITAEGKERFAELLAQVGPETYDDAGFGVHFAFFARTDRATRLRILEGRRRRVEERREGLRDVLARATERLDAYTLELQRHGLDACEREVRWLEELIANERSGRAPDREEKPSPPGSSRTQEERP, encoded by the coding sequence ATGCTTGAGCTCGCCATCCTCGGCCTCCTCCAGGAGTCCCCGATGCACGGCTATGAGCTGCGTAAAGAGCTGGCCACCAAGCTGGGAGCCATCCGCGCGGCGATCAGCTACGGCACCCTGTACCCCACGCTGCGACGGCTGCAGAGCACGGGCTGGATCACCGAGGCGGGGGAGACGTCCGCAAACGCGGAGGAGATCCCACCCCTCACCACCCGCCGCGGCCGCGTTGTCTACAAGATCACAGCGGAAGGCAAGGAGCGCTTCGCCGAGCTGCTCGCCCAGGTCGGTCCGGAGACGTACGACGACGCCGGCTTCGGCGTGCACTTCGCGTTCTTCGCCCGTACGGACCGGGCCACCCGGCTGCGGATCCTGGAGGGTCGCCGCCGGCGGGTCGAGGAGCGTCGCGAGGGCCTGCGCGACGTGCTCGCCCGCGCCACCGAGCGGCTCGACGCCTACACGCTGGAGTTGCAGCGCCACGGCCTTGACGCCTGCGAGCGCGAGGTCCGCTGGCTGGAGGAGCTCATCGCCAACGAGCGCTCCGGTCGCGCACCTGATCGAGAAGAGAAACCGTCTCCGCCTGGATCGTCCAGGACACAAGAGGAGCGGCCGTGA
- a CDS encoding glycosyltransferase family 87 protein encodes MSVRSADIDGPERVDHPAQSDAFVRGLSEAIGGPIGEHATGADRPQRQWGGRFWTATRIVIALTCLTLALHWVQKSPCRDGAWADHVQYTKFCYTDVLALYYAEGLNEGKVPYRDHPVEYPVLTGYFMGALGLPVHALGQSRPELNQALWFYDANALVLSALAVATVGMILGLRRRRPWDAAMFALSPALLVTATVNWDFLAIGLFAFGLYAWAKRRPVAAGILIGLAGAAKMWPLFILGPLLVLGLRSGRIKHAVIATVTALVSLVLVNLPVAIPYRESWDRFFELNTERPIDWGTFWYVGRYLDGKWNTGAPGDEGPFQWLSNHVDPQLNYLTYGLFGLACLAIAGLALFAPRRPRLSALAFLVVAAFLIFSKVWSQQYVLWLLPLAVLARPRWGAFLAWQVAEVLYFVSFYGELLGASGKQVFPEGVFVLAATLRLVTVAVLCGFVVRDILKPERDPVRQTYEDDPDGGVYDGAEDAPWLARWRNRRAELPTSPPPPRPNRLRQYHVGGPRPARPASREAGVRRVRVRRGPRPRRHHVGGLRPAGLRPAGGAGGPRPAAAASIKDFSVDQGRTVVL; translated from the coding sequence ATGAGCGTACGGTCGGCCGACATCGACGGTCCTGAACGTGTGGACCATCCGGCACAGTCGGATGCCTTCGTCCGCGGCCTCTCCGAAGCGATCGGTGGGCCGATCGGTGAGCACGCCACCGGCGCCGACCGGCCGCAGCGGCAGTGGGGCGGTCGGTTCTGGACCGCGACCCGCATCGTCATCGCGCTGACCTGTCTCACCCTGGCCCTGCACTGGGTGCAAAAGTCGCCCTGCCGCGACGGCGCCTGGGCGGACCATGTCCAGTACACCAAGTTCTGCTACACCGACGTGCTGGCGCTGTACTACGCCGAAGGGCTCAACGAGGGCAAGGTGCCCTACCGCGATCACCCGGTGGAATACCCGGTGCTGACCGGCTACTTCATGGGCGCCCTCGGCCTGCCGGTGCACGCCCTCGGCCAGAGCCGACCCGAGCTCAACCAGGCGCTCTGGTTCTACGACGCCAACGCGCTCGTGCTGAGCGCGCTCGCCGTCGCGACCGTCGGGATGATCCTCGGCCTGCGCCGACGACGACCCTGGGACGCGGCGATGTTCGCGCTGTCCCCCGCGCTCCTCGTCACCGCGACCGTCAACTGGGACTTTCTCGCCATCGGCCTGTTCGCGTTCGGCCTGTACGCCTGGGCGAAACGACGACCCGTGGCGGCCGGCATCCTGATCGGCCTCGCCGGAGCGGCGAAGATGTGGCCACTGTTCATCCTCGGGCCGCTGCTCGTCCTCGGCCTCCGGTCGGGACGGATCAAACATGCGGTCATCGCGACCGTTACCGCCCTCGTCTCCCTCGTCCTGGTCAACCTGCCGGTCGCGATCCCGTACCGGGAAAGCTGGGACCGCTTCTTCGAGCTCAACACCGAGCGCCCGATCGACTGGGGCACCTTCTGGTACGTCGGGCGCTACCTGGACGGCAAGTGGAACACGGGCGCACCCGGCGACGAGGGGCCGTTCCAGTGGCTGAGCAACCACGTCGACCCGCAGCTCAACTACCTGACGTACGGCCTGTTCGGCCTGGCCTGCCTGGCGATCGCGGGACTGGCGCTCTTCGCGCCGCGCCGGCCACGGCTGTCCGCACTGGCATTCCTCGTCGTCGCGGCCTTCCTCATCTTCAGCAAGGTCTGGTCCCAGCAGTACGTGCTGTGGCTGCTCCCGCTCGCCGTACTGGCCCGGCCGCGGTGGGGTGCCTTCCTCGCCTGGCAGGTGGCCGAGGTCCTCTACTTCGTGTCGTTCTACGGCGAGCTGCTGGGCGCCTCGGGTAAGCAGGTATTTCCCGAGGGCGTCTTCGTGCTGGCCGCCACGCTCCGGCTCGTCACCGTGGCCGTCCTATGTGGATTCGTCGTCCGCGACATCCTGAAGCCGGAGCGCGACCCGGTCCGCCAGACGTACGAGGACGACCCGGACGGCGGCGTCTACGACGGCGCCGAGGACGCACCATGGCTGGCGCGATGGCGCAACCGCCGCGCCGAACTCCCCACCTCCCCACCCCCACCCCGGCCTAACCGCCTCCGGCAGTACCACGTCGGAGGCCCGCGTCCCGCGAGGCCGGCGTCCCGCGAGGCCGGCGTCCGGCGGGTCCGCGTCCGGCGGGGCCCGCGTCCCCGGCGGCACCACGTTGGAGGGCTGCGTCCGGCGGGCCTGCGTCCGGCGGGCGGCGCCGGAGGCCCGCGTCCGGCGGCGGCTGCGTCGATCAAGGACTTTTCCGTCGATCAAGGGCGAACGGTCGTGCTTTGA
- a CDS encoding DUF5318 domain-containing protein, with the protein MRTQRQIVDYSLQKRALLRDVLSGRVGTYEVCDASPYLKNAARFHGEPTDRRCPICRRENLTLVHYIYGDELKQSAGQARTRTELPVLAMTFREFQVYVVEVCRACSWNHLVEQFLLGRDGLSDDSVGAGAETATAVGSSASGSSASGGGAPATKRRRGARR; encoded by the coding sequence ATGCGCACGCAGCGGCAGATCGTCGACTACTCGCTTCAGAAGCGAGCGCTGCTGCGTGACGTGCTTTCCGGCCGGGTCGGGACCTACGAGGTCTGCGATGCCTCTCCCTACCTGAAGAACGCCGCCCGCTTCCACGGCGAGCCGACCGACCGGCGGTGCCCGATATGCCGGCGGGAGAACCTGACGCTCGTCCACTACATCTATGGCGACGAGCTCAAGCAGTCGGCCGGACAGGCCCGCACCCGCACCGAGCTCCCGGTGCTCGCGATGACGTTCCGTGAGTTCCAGGTGTACGTGGTGGAGGTCTGCCGCGCCTGCTCCTGGAATCACCTGGTCGAGCAGTTCCTCCTCGGCCGCGACGGCCTGTCCGACGATTCCGTCGGCGCCGGCGCTGAGACGGCCACGGCCGTCGGCTCCTCCGCGTCAGGTTCATCCGCTTCCGGCGGTGGGGCGCCGGCAACCAAACGAAGGCGAGGGGCCCGACGGTGA
- a CDS encoding vWA domain-containing protein codes for MTTTTSTRNLLLIGAATVLALAGCTADHTSDSGASAPLQRPPVAPGEDSAGETGTDEDPQSTFALDVDTASYGYARRLIQDGRLPDRSEIRAEEFVNSFAQDYREPSGDGFAVYVDGARPPSFHEAGSEVRLMRVGLQTRREDTETRKDAALTFVIDVSGSMSERGRLDLVQDALHTLVDELRPTDSVAIVAFSGEARVVREMTRVSDAGSLHDAIDSLHTESSTNLEGGLVLGYRVARDGFRSGASNRVIILSDGLANVGNTDAAPILSQVREEAAKEIALLGVGVGSEYGDSLMEQLADRGDGFVVYVSERAQAREVFVKQLPASLAVRALDAKAQVTFDSEAVESYRLIGYENRALADQDFRDDRVDGGEIGPGHSVTALYAVRLAEGASDGDQVARVRVRWLDPADREPSEVSESVRVADLGGAFEGAAPRLQVCYAAGFFAETLRGGREASYDDLARVADRAADSTEDPKVRELAELIDRASRLD; via the coding sequence ATGACGACGACCACCAGTACGCGTAATTTGCTGCTTATCGGGGCCGCCACCGTGCTGGCGCTGGCGGGTTGCACCGCGGACCACACCAGCGACAGTGGCGCGTCCGCACCCCTCCAGCGCCCGCCGGTCGCCCCGGGGGAGGATTCGGCGGGGGAGACCGGCACCGACGAGGATCCGCAGTCGACGTTCGCCCTCGACGTGGACACCGCGTCGTACGGCTACGCGCGCCGCCTCATCCAGGACGGCCGGCTGCCGGATCGCTCCGAGATCCGCGCCGAGGAGTTCGTCAACTCCTTCGCCCAGGACTACCGGGAGCCGAGCGGGGATGGCTTCGCCGTGTACGTGGACGGGGCGCGGCCGCCGTCGTTCCATGAGGCGGGCTCGGAGGTACGCCTCATGCGCGTGGGCCTGCAAACCCGGCGGGAGGACACGGAGACCCGCAAGGACGCCGCGCTGACGTTCGTCATCGACGTCTCCGGCTCGATGTCCGAGCGGGGCCGCCTCGACCTCGTCCAGGACGCGCTGCACACGCTCGTCGACGAGCTCCGGCCGACCGACTCGGTCGCCATCGTCGCGTTCAGCGGTGAGGCGCGGGTGGTCCGGGAGATGACCCGGGTGTCCGACGCCGGCTCGCTGCACGACGCCATCGACTCGCTGCACACCGAGAGCAGCACCAACCTGGAGGGTGGCCTTGTGCTCGGTTACCGGGTGGCGCGGGACGGGTTCCGGTCCGGCGCCTCCAACCGGGTGATCATCCTCTCCGACGGCCTGGCCAACGTCGGCAACACCGACGCCGCGCCGATCCTGAGCCAGGTACGCGAGGAGGCCGCCAAGGAGATCGCGTTGCTGGGCGTCGGTGTCGGCAGCGAGTACGGCGACAGCCTCATGGAGCAGCTCGCCGACCGCGGTGACGGCTTCGTCGTGTACGTCAGCGAGCGCGCCCAGGCTCGCGAGGTGTTCGTGAAGCAGCTGCCCGCCTCGCTGGCCGTACGGGCGCTGGACGCCAAGGCGCAGGTCACCTTCGACTCCGAGGCGGTCGAGTCGTACCGGCTGATCGGGTACGAGAACCGGGCCCTCGCCGACCAGGACTTCCGCGACGACCGGGTGGACGGTGGCGAGATCGGGCCGGGACACAGCGTCACCGCCCTGTACGCCGTACGCCTCGCCGAGGGGGCGAGCGACGGCGACCAGGTGGCCCGGGTACGCGTACGGTGGCTCGACCCGGCCGACCGGGAGCCGTCGGAGGTGTCCGAGTCGGTGCGGGTCGCGGACCTGGGCGGCGCGTTCGAGGGCGCGGCGCCGCGGCTGCAGGTGTGCTACGCCGCCGGCTTCTTCGCCGAGACGCTCCGCGGCGGCCGGGAGGCGTCGTACGACGACCTCGCCCGGGTGGCCGACCGGGCGGCGGACTCCACGGAGGACCCGAAGGTGCGGGAGCTGGCCGAGCTCATCGACCGTGCCAGCCGGCTGGACTGA
- the rpsF gene encoding 30S ribosomal protein S6, translating into MRHYEIMVILDPSLEERTVAPSLDTYLNVIRTAGGSVEKLDVWGRRRLQFEINKKAEGIYAVIDLQASPDAVAELDRQLRLNESVLRTKVIRPDVR; encoded by the coding sequence TTGCGTCATTACGAGATCATGGTGATCCTCGATCCAAGCCTTGAGGAGCGCACCGTCGCCCCGTCGCTGGACACGTATCTGAACGTGATCCGCACCGCGGGTGGCTCGGTGGAAAAGCTCGACGTCTGGGGTCGCCGGCGCCTGCAATTCGAGATCAACAAGAAGGCCGAGGGTATCTACGCGGTCATCGATCTGCAGGCATCCCCCGATGCGGTCGCCGAGCTGGATCGTCAGCTCCGGCTGAACGAGTCCGTTCTGCGGACCAAGGTCATCCGGCCGGACGTCCGCTGA
- a CDS encoding inositol-3-phosphate synthase, with product MGSVRVAIVGVGNCASSLIQGVEFYRNADPTDRVPGLMHVTFGDYHVSDVEFVAAFDVDAKKVGRDLAEAIVASENNTIKLCDVPPSGVQVQRGPTFDGLGQYYREIIEESDEEPVDVVKALRDARVDVVVAYLPVGSEEADKFYAQAAIDAGCAFVNALPVFIASDPVWAKKFEDAGLPIVGDDIKSQVGATIVHRALAKLFEDRGVELLRTYQLNFGGNMDFMNMLERTRLVSKKISKTQSVTSQVPHEMAKSDVHIGPSDHVPWLDDRKWAYIRLEGRSFGDTPLNAELKLEVWDSPNSAGVIIDAIRAAKIAKDRGIGGPILSASSYFMKSPPVQYADHEAHTAVESFIKGEIER from the coding sequence ATGGGCTCCGTCCGCGTGGCCATCGTCGGCGTCGGTAACTGCGCCTCGTCCCTGATCCAGGGCGTGGAGTTTTACCGGAACGCCGACCCCACCGACCGCGTTCCGGGTCTCATGCACGTCACCTTCGGCGACTACCACGTTTCCGACGTGGAGTTCGTCGCGGCGTTCGACGTGGACGCCAAGAAGGTGGGCCGGGACCTCGCCGAGGCGATCGTCGCCAGCGAGAACAACACCATCAAGCTGTGCGATGTACCGCCGTCCGGCGTACAGGTGCAGCGGGGCCCGACCTTCGACGGCCTGGGCCAGTACTACCGCGAGATCATCGAAGAATCCGACGAAGAGCCGGTCGACGTCGTCAAGGCGCTGCGGGACGCCCGGGTCGACGTCGTGGTGGCGTACCTGCCGGTCGGCTCGGAAGAGGCCGACAAGTTCTACGCCCAGGCGGCGATCGACGCGGGTTGTGCGTTCGTCAACGCCCTGCCCGTCTTCATCGCCTCCGACCCGGTGTGGGCCAAGAAGTTCGAGGACGCCGGCCTGCCGATCGTCGGCGACGACATCAAGAGCCAGGTGGGCGCGACCATCGTGCACCGCGCGCTGGCCAAGCTCTTCGAGGACCGCGGCGTCGAGCTGCTGCGCACGTACCAGCTCAACTTCGGCGGCAACATGGACTTCATGAACATGCTGGAGCGCACCCGGCTCGTCTCGAAGAAGATCTCGAAGACGCAGTCGGTCACGTCCCAGGTGCCGCACGAGATGGCCAAGTCCGACGTACACATTGGACCGTCCGACCACGTGCCGTGGCTCGACGACCGCAAGTGGGCGTACATCCGCCTGGAGGGCAGGTCGTTCGGCGACACGCCGCTCAACGCGGAGCTGAAGCTCGAGGTGTGGGACTCGCCGAACTCGGCGGGCGTCATCATCGACGCGATCCGCGCCGCGAAGATCGCGAAGGACCGCGGCATCGGCGGCCCGATCCTGTCCGCGTCGTCGTACTTCATGAAGTCCCCGCCGGTC
- a CDS encoding transglycosylase domain-containing protein translates to MGSASVGSASVGRAGVGAAPPGAAGRATVGRATVRPVSPAGPGFSGPDVLEGPGGPVGPGGPGGPGGPGGPGGPGRRGGKGGKGDPAAIKRAKRRKRINWIVAAFAVVVMLAGGAVVALTWFYDDVPAYSTSEVEATSIMFADGKTQLAKLGESNRTVVPYDKISPVVREAVMAAEDKGFQDHEGIDLKGIARAAWNNFTGGDTQGASTITQQYARHAAELTGINYNRKIREAVLARRLEQTYSKDEILGFYLNAIYFGRGCHGIEAAAQCFFGKSALTQPGQPGALTKEEAAVLASVIKQPEPSSTHKGYDPQLNLEAATERWNYTLGNMVEKGWMTADERAKAVYPTKTLKKYDPKTCNIGCGADKPTGNVINYVRDELEAMGIPPSEWKAKGGYRITTTILPKAQKAAENATRRQSKESPMNKLPAYYKAALVAIDPSNGRVIAYYGGENGTGYDYAGLNDDGNSGGHAPGSTFKIYTLAAAMRAEIPMDSRWDATKDQDGARKISNAGREGNEIACGKTCTLEQSTISSFNVPFYWIADGIGPDKVVAAARDAGIHTMFDTSKGKPHDLTKSKPEDLAPEEFDNEVAFGQYPVTVLDHANGVATLANRGAYNKAHFIRSVEKRDPATGKYVKVAGVGEKLDPQQKFVANQIDDINSVLQKIPGSIDNKLEDGRPATGKTGTWELNQERNATGDAWMVGATPQIASAVWVGTEGKRRAIKEPGGSKNMSGSGTPAAIWEKFMDEAHKALNYEIKRFEDRKNTGDPDSPYPNGQSPPPPTTGPDENLLCRQFPFLPQCDRDGNDDNNGNGNGNGNNNNGNLPTTPSPGTGGGGGGVIVIPTPTTRARE, encoded by the coding sequence GTGGGTTCCGCCTCCGTCGGCTCCGCCTCGGTCGGCCGGGCCGGCGTCGGCGCGGCGCCCCCCGGTGCCGCTGGGCGGGCCACGGTGGGCCGGGCCACCGTACGCCCGGTGTCCCCGGCCGGGCCGGGCTTCTCCGGGCCCGACGTCCTCGAAGGACCGGGTGGCCCGGTAGGTCCGGGCGGCCCCGGTGGGCCCGGTGGACCGGGTGGTCCCGGCGGTCCGGGTCGGCGCGGCGGCAAGGGTGGCAAGGGCGACCCGGCGGCGATCAAGCGGGCGAAGCGGCGTAAGCGGATCAACTGGATCGTCGCGGCCTTCGCGGTGGTCGTCATGCTCGCCGGCGGTGCCGTGGTCGCCCTGACGTGGTTCTACGACGACGTGCCGGCGTACAGCACGAGCGAGGTCGAGGCCACCTCGATCATGTTCGCGGACGGCAAGACCCAGCTCGCCAAGCTCGGCGAGTCCAACCGCACGGTCGTGCCGTACGACAAGATCTCACCGGTGGTCCGCGAAGCGGTGATGGCCGCGGAAGACAAGGGCTTCCAGGACCACGAGGGCATCGACCTGAAGGGCATCGCCCGCGCCGCGTGGAACAACTTCACCGGCGGCGACACCCAGGGCGCCTCGACGATCACCCAGCAGTACGCCCGGCACGCGGCCGAACTGACCGGCATCAACTACAACCGGAAGATCCGTGAGGCGGTGCTCGCCCGCCGGTTGGAGCAGACGTACAGCAAGGACGAGATCCTCGGGTTCTACCTCAACGCGATCTACTTCGGCCGGGGCTGCCACGGCATCGAGGCCGCGGCGCAGTGCTTCTTCGGCAAGTCGGCCCTCACCCAGCCCGGACAGCCGGGCGCCCTCACCAAGGAAGAGGCGGCCGTCCTCGCCTCGGTGATCAAGCAGCCGGAGCCGTCGTCCACGCACAAGGGCTACGACCCGCAGCTCAACCTGGAGGCGGCCACCGAGCGGTGGAACTACACCCTCGGCAACATGGTCGAAAAGGGCTGGATGACGGCCGACGAGCGGGCGAAGGCGGTCTACCCGACCAAGACGCTCAAGAAGTACGACCCGAAGACGTGCAACATCGGGTGTGGCGCCGACAAGCCGACCGGCAACGTGATCAACTACGTCCGGGACGAGCTTGAGGCGATGGGGATCCCGCCGTCCGAGTGGAAGGCGAAGGGCGGATACCGGATCACCACCACGATCCTCCCGAAGGCGCAGAAGGCCGCCGAGAACGCCACCCGCCGGCAGTCCAAGGAATCGCCGATGAACAAGCTTCCGGCGTACTACAAGGCGGCGCTGGTGGCGATCGACCCGTCGAACGGCCGGGTGATCGCGTACTACGGCGGCGAGAACGGCACCGGGTACGACTACGCCGGCCTCAACGACGACGGCAACTCCGGTGGGCACGCGCCCGGCTCGACGTTCAAGATCTACACGCTGGCGGCGGCGATGCGCGCCGAGATCCCGATGGACTCGCGCTGGGACGCGACCAAGGACCAGGACGGGGCCCGCAAGATCTCGAACGCCGGACGCGAGGGGAACGAGATCGCCTGTGGAAAGACCTGCACGCTGGAACAGTCCACGATCTCGTCGTTCAACGTGCCGTTCTACTGGATCGCCGACGGCATCGGGCCGGACAAGGTCGTCGCGGCCGCCCGCGACGCCGGCATCCACACCATGTTCGACACCAGCAAGGGCAAGCCGCACGACCTCACCAAGAGCAAGCCGGAGGACCTGGCGCCGGAGGAGTTCGACAACGAGGTGGCGTTCGGCCAGTACCCGGTGACCGTGCTCGACCACGCGAACGGCGTGGCCACGCTCGCCAACCGGGGCGCCTACAACAAGGCCCACTTCATCCGGTCGGTGGAGAAGCGCGACCCGGCGACCGGCAAGTACGTCAAGGTCGCCGGGGTCGGTGAGAAGCTCGACCCGCAGCAGAAGTTCGTCGCGAACCAGATCGACGACATCAACTCCGTGCTACAGAAGATCCCCGGCTCGATCGACAACAAGCTCGAGGACGGCCGCCCGGCGACCGGCAAGACCGGTACCTGGGAGCTCAACCAGGAGCGCAACGCGACCGGCGACGCCTGGATGGTCGGCGCGACGCCACAGATCGCGTCCGCGGTCTGGGTCGGCACCGAGGGCAAACGACGAGCCATCAAGGAGCCCGGCGGCTCAAAGAACATGAGCGGCTCCGGCACGCCCGCCGCCATCTGGGAAAAGTTCATGGACGAGGCGCACAAGGCCCTCAACTACGAGATCAAGCGGTTCGAGGACCGGAAGAACACCGGCGACCCGGACAGCCCGTACCCGAACGGCCAGTCGCCCCCTCCGCCGACGACGGGTCCGGACGAGAACCTGCTGTGCCGGCAGTTCCCGTTCCTGCCGCAGTGTGACCGGGACGGCAACGACGACAACAACGGCAACGGCAACGGGAATGGCAACAACAACAACGGCAACCTGCCGACGACCCCGTCGCCCGGCACCGGTGGCGGCGGGGGCGGCGTGATCGTCATACCCACGCCGACGACCCGGGCCCGAGAGTGA
- a CDS encoding single-stranded DNA-binding protein — MAGDTTITVIGNLTDDPELRFTPSGAAVAKFRVASTPRFMDRTSGEWKDGEPLFLSCTVWRQAAENVAESLQRGARVIVSGRLRQRSYETREGEKRTVIELEVDEIGPSLRYATAKVQKMSRSSGGGGGFGASGGGGGQGGGGNFDDPWATATPAPSGSGSGGGSSNFDEEPPF, encoded by the coding sequence ATGGCAGGAGACACCACCATCACGGTCATCGGCAACCTGACCGATGACCCCGAGTTGCGCTTCACCCCGTCGGGTGCGGCGGTCGCCAAGTTCCGGGTCGCTTCGACGCCCCGGTTCATGGACCGCACGTCCGGCGAGTGGAAGGACGGCGAGCCGCTCTTCCTGTCGTGCACGGTGTGGCGGCAGGCGGCGGAAAACGTCGCGGAGTCGCTGCAGCGGGGCGCCCGCGTGATCGTCTCGGGTCGGCTGCGCCAGCGGTCGTACGAGACGCGCGAGGGTGAGAAGCGCACCGTCATCGAGCTGGAGGTCGACGAGATCGGCCCCTCGCTGCGGTACGCCACGGCGAAGGTGCAAAAGATGTCGCGTTCCAGCGGCGGCGGCGGTGGTTTCGGCGCCTCCGGTGGTGGCGGCGGCCAGGGCGGCGGAGGCAACTTCGACGACCCGTGGGCCACTGCGACGCCGGCACCCTCGGGCTCCGGTTCGGGCGGCGGCAGCAGCAACTTCGACGAAGAGCCCCCGTTCTAA